From the genome of Xiphophorus hellerii strain 12219 chromosome 11, Xiphophorus_hellerii-4.1, whole genome shotgun sequence, one region includes:
- the p2rx5 gene encoding P2X purinoceptor 5: MAGCGGFFFSLLNYKTEKYVIAENRKIGLLFRLYQLAVLGYIIGWVFVMKKGYQEREDAIQTSVITKLKGVSLTNSSDTGPYLWSAEDYVIPPNGEQVFFVVTNYIKTPNQRLGFCAESFKVPDGRCRSDDDCPEGESVTAGHGIKTGLCLNSTGTCELHAWCPIENSRRPTEPLLREAENFTIYIKNFIRFPKFDFSKSNVLETSDEGYLKRCFYDIENHPYCPIFRLRDLVSRTGHDFQEMAVKGGSIGILIEWNCDLDKDSSECNPQYSFTRLDMNLNNSVTSGYNFRHARYYKDQNGETFRTLYKVFGIRFDIMINGKAGKFNIVPTIIAFGSGVALMGIGAFVCDMILLYMMNTSSYYRERKFEIINFKREENKQKDDKASNRDRRSRKAGVDKDAANSIKKPEETELTVETSAPEESHAEKRGPTVPRNTGQRYSAVQSKQGAAPKHHISFSSHN, encoded by the exons ATGGGTGTTTGTGATGAAGAAAGGGTACCAAGAGAGGGAGGATGCAATCCAGACTTCAGTCATCACCAAGCTCAAAGGCGTGTCTCTGACCAACTCCTCGGACACAGGACCTTACCTGTGGAGCGCAGAGGATTACGTCATACCTCCAAAT GGTGAGCAGGTGTTTTTTGTAGTAACAAATTACATAAAGACCCCGAATCAGAGGCTGGGCTTCTGTGCTGAG AGTTTTAAGGTACCAGATGGACGATGTCGGAGCGACGACGACTGCCCTGAGGGGGAAAGTGTGACAGCTGGACATG GAATAAAGACGGGCTTGTGTTTGAACAGCACAGGGACCTGTGAGCTTCACGCTTGGTGTCCTATCGAAAACAGTCGGAGGCCAAC AGAGCCATTACTGAGGGAAGCAGAAAACTTCACCATCTACATCAAGAACTTCATCCGGTTCCCCAAGTTTGATTTCTCAAA GTCAAATGTCCTTGAAACATCTGATGAGGGCTACCTAAAGAGATGCTTCTATGATATAGAGAACCATCCCTACTGCCCCATCTTCCGCCTCAGAGATCTGGTCAGCAGAACGGGGCATGACTTCCAGGAGATGGCTGTTAAG GGCGGCTCTATCGGTATTCTCATCGAGTGGAACTGCGACCTGGATAAGGACTCGTCAGAGTGTAATCCACAGTACAGCTTCACCCGTTTGGACATGAACTTAAACAACTCTGTTACATCAGGATACAACTTCAG ACATGCGAGATATTACAAAGATCAAAACGGTGAAACTTTTCGCACACTGTACAAAGTGTTTGGGATTCGATTTGACATCATGATCAATGGGAAG GCTGGGAAATTCAACATCGTTCCTACAATAATTGCGTTTGGCTCAGGTGTTGCCCTGATGGGTATC gGAGCCTTTGTGTGTGATATGATACTTCTCTACATGATGAACACAAGCTCCTACTACCGAGAGAGGaaatttgaaataatcaactttAA aagagaggaaaataaacagaaggaCGATAAAGCAAGCAACCGGGATAGGAGATCCAGAAAAGCCGGCGTGGACAAAGATGCAGCCAACTCTATCAAAAAACCGGAGGAAACTGAACTAACGGTGGAGACGTCTGCTCCTGAGGAGAGCCACGCGGAGAAACGGGGTCCCACCGTTCCACGCAACACGGGGCAGCGATACTCAGCTGTCCAGTCCAAACAAGGCGCGGCGCCAAAGCATCACATCAGTTTCTCTTCGCACAACTAG